The Rhododendron vialii isolate Sample 1 chromosome 6a, ASM3025357v1 genome includes a window with the following:
- the LOC131331074 gene encoding NAC domain-containing protein 4-like gives MCPLAPVPPPANIGLYWTDEEIFTSLERLTKGSSIPENVLIDVNPYQHSPSNLPEDFWYFMRAEQKKDSEHGSWNARGEANQIFGNSSITGWRTTLEFYDHGQRTDWVMQEYHINPKGHRSNGNSKVSGLLCRVFLSGPNPEVRRKLGGLENSEGNRLHPRSSSLLIQEPGSTTGQGSTSESQARGRDDNMRPLAENGGHVDILIENMFDMGDYLELDDLPDGESRSSSSDNTSCVTISSEECFDSLALLQDIEEDEFNRQEQGKDANFKFSVAASARPTEVVIRPANLGSLISSNGRQPPDGYADKKVPEKMDLKNAIKIQKVESRNVGTSNSRNVASSSSSHKAVPEGEEDARVKKMKKLRNKYLCFMPF, from the exons ATGTGTCCTCTGGCACCTGTTCCTCCTCCTGCTAATATTGGTTTATATTGGACTGATGAAGAGATCTTTACGTCTTTGGAGAGACTAACAAAGGGATCCTCTATCCCTGAAAATGTCCTTATAGATGTTAATCCTTACCAGCACAGCCCCTCAAATTTACCTG AGGACTTTTGGTACTTCATGCGGGCAGAGCAGAAAAAGGATTCAGAACACGGATCCTGGAATGCCAGAGGTGAGGCCAATCAGATATTTGGAAACTCTAGCATCACCGGTTGGAGGACTACACTTGAATTTTATGATCATGGACAAAGAACTGATTGGGTGATGCAAGAGTACCATATTAATCCTAAAGGACACCGCAGTAATGGCAACTCAAAG GTGTCAGGTTTATTATGCAGAGTCTTCCTTAGTGGTCCAAACCCAGAAGTTCGGCGCAAATTAGGAGGCTTGGAAAATTCTGAGGGAAACCGCCTTCATCCAAGATCATCATCTCTTCTTATCCAAGAGCCTGGCAGTACCACTGGACAGGGTTCCACGAGTGAGTCCCAG GCAAGGGGCAGGGATGACAATATGAGACCGTTGGCTGAAAATGGGGGACATGTTGATATTCTCATCGAAAACATGTTTGACATGGGTGACTActtggagttggatgatcttccTGATGGAGAATCACGGTCTTCCAGTTCGGACAACACAAGTTGTGTGACCATTTCATCAGAGGAATGTTTTGATTCGCTGGCCCTCTTACAAGACATAGAAGAAGATGAATTTAATCGACAAGAGCAGGGTAAGGATGCCAATTTCAAGTTCAGTGTGGCTGCCTCAGCCAGACCAACCGAAGTGGTTATCCGTCCAGCAAATTTAG GATCTCTTATTAGCAGCAATGGAAGGCAGCCACCTGATGGGTATGCAGACAAGAAAGTCCCGGAAAAAATGGATCTAAAGAATGCtatcaaaatccaaaaggtgGAAAGTAGAAACGTAGGTACATCCAATTCCCGTAATGTGGCGTCATCATCCAGCAGTCATAAAGCAGTCCCAGAAGGGGAAGAGGATGCTCgagttaaaaaaatgaaaaaactaaGGAATAAGTATCTGTGTTTCATGCCATTTTAG